A part of Streptomyces sp. NBC_01210 genomic DNA contains:
- a CDS encoding acyl-CoA dehydrogenase family protein: MGDPDTGPRLATARTAATPGAADTSTGSGADHGPATPRADTAGVLGDPDTGPRLATARTGTTPAAADTSTGRGADHGPATPLADAAGMLGDAAAGPRWAIARTGTTPAAADTSTGSGADHGPGTLLADATAAVGAGTRDRIGPATPRADGTDGSRYAQLLIAPGHGPVHTSADPARRLARPGAGGEVLAEGPHVAAAAAYAADVAALTTAAQALGVGLALLDRTVAHAKRRRQFGAAIGSFQAVKHRLADTLIGLEFARPLLYGAALSMAATDIAAAKATAGEAAYAAARTALQLHGAVGYTDELDLSLWLRKARPLRDAWGTPAQCRARVLAA; the protein is encoded by the coding sequence CTGGGCGACCCGGACACCGGCCCCCGCCTGGCAACAGCCCGCACAGCCGCAACGCCAGGCGCCGCGGACACCAGTACGGGCAGCGGCGCCGACCACGGGCCGGCCACCCCCCGCGCGGACACGGCGGGCGTGTTGGGCGACCCGGACACCGGCCCCCGCCTGGCAACAGCCCGCACAGGCACGACGCCCGCCGCCGCGGACACCAGTACTGGCAGGGGCGCCGACCACGGGCCGGCCACCCCCCTCGCAGACGCGGCGGGCATGTTGGGCGACGCTGCCGCCGGCCCCCGCTGGGCGATAGCCCGCACAGGCACGACGCCCGCCGCCGCGGACACCAGTACGGGCAGCGGCGCCGACCACGGGCCGGGCACTCTCCTCGCGGACGCGACAGCCGCCGTCGGTGCCGGTACACGTGACCGCATCGGGCCGGCCACTCCCCGCGCGGACGGGACAGACGGCTCTCGGTACGCGCAGCTGCTCATCGCCCCCGGGCACGGCCCCGTACACACATCCGCCGACCCCGCGCGGCGGCTGGCGAGACCCGGCGCCGGGGGCGAGGTTCTTGCCGAAGGGCCCCACGTGGCCGCCGCCGCCGCGTACGCGGCGGATGTCGCCGCCTTGACCACCGCCGCGCAGGCCCTCGGCGTCGGGCTCGCGCTGCTCGACCGGACCGTTGCCCATGCCAAGCGGCGCCGTCAGTTCGGCGCGGCCATCGGCTCCTTCCAGGCGGTCAAGCACCGGCTGGCCGACACTCTGATCGGTCTCGAATTCGCCCGGCCGCTCCTCTACGGAGCCGCCCTCTCGATGGCTGCCACCGATATCGCCGCGGCCAAGGCCACCGCGGGCGAGGCCGCGTACGCCGCCGCCCGCACCGCTCTGCAGCTGCACGGCGCGGTCGGTTACACCGATGAGCTCGACCTCTCGCTCTGGCTGCGCAAGGCACGACCGCTGCGGGACGCCTGGGGCACCCCCGCCCAGTGCCGGGCGCGGGTGCTGGCGGCATGA